The following are encoded together in the Vanrija pseudolonga chromosome 7, complete sequence genome:
- the ura7 gene encoding CTP synthase → MFRREGKAAKLLSTHGMFLTSFPRPSPLLLGLSVVILTAAYLWALFNRPVVPDWKREQDPHAYGFPSWYAGGPAPDDHPPLSKQQGQEPLDILLFIADNSSSIPAALYTYRLLERSTAVNVKAVAPFSPSWNGSLGLAENLKDAGCRRILWRIGNDDTELSSACPDSTVINQIGAHIQRRPVVNARANITLTADPQALLSQDLAYEAMVERLGSNWEMGLLAHILPAPPCIQPSYPWPRFAGSHVHPTAHNPKTRVAQDAEGPTIRPQQPPPARVLRSDEDPFEESSAFSKWWSKYEERRASDLAKSGVCLFEGWQDGTVDTRMAEAMLSGCIVATVQPDVEHSELSKLTVRLQKTADAVPAAQIEAVLRQLTDADLSRMALQSFVYARRNLVGNAMLGNVVDVLGRFNRGARGYVFPSSFRTMVKYILVCGGVISGIGKGVIASSTGLLLKTAGYKVTSIKIDPYMNIDAGTMAPTEHGEVYVLNDGGETDLDLGNYERYLDVSLGKDNNLTTGKVYQHVIERERRGDYLGKTVQIVPHLTNAVQDWVERVAKTPVDETGEEPDVCIVELGGTVGDIESAPFIEAMRQFQFRVGPENFALIYVSLIPFIGGEQKTKPTQAGIRDLRGLGLVPDLIACRCEVPLLPQTMEKVSMFCHVSPKQVLGVHNVTSTYHVPLLLRDQGLITFLQKRLEMTNIPVPAEMASKGDQLLQRWKQMCVGSERFFDSVSIVLVGKYTSLEDSYMSVVKALEHAALRCGRKLELHWVDSGDLEPEMEESDPVRYHDAWRSLCSAKGILVPGGFGQRGTEGMITAAKWAREQKVPYLGICLGFQIAVIEWARNVCGLKDANSAELSKTTPHPVICFMPEVSKTHMGGTMRLGLRPTIFEPGTEKSALRRLYGNKNVAWERHRHRYEVEPNYVEQLETPGGLRFVGKDERGERMQMLEIEGHPYFVGLQAHPEFCSRPLNPSPPFLGLVAAACGLPVLEEHIVASANYKAPHPESAKFVPASEAVTASAKGRKQAVEGVKVLEGDGNVVDADKVEVALVG, encoded by the exons ATGTTCAGAA GAGAAGGCAAAGCCGCCAAGCTGCTCTCGACGCACGGCATGTTCTTGACATCCTtcccgcgcccgtcgcccctcctgctcggcctctCCGTCGTCATCCTCACGGCTGCCTACTTGTGGGCGTTGTTCAACCGGCCCGTGGTCCCAGATTGGAAGCGCGAGCAGGATC CCCACGCATACGGGTTCCCCTCGTGGTATGCTGGAGGGCCAGCTCCCGACGACCACCCACCATTGTCAAAGCAGCAAGGCCAGGAGCCGCTCGACATTCTCCTCTTCATTG CAGACAACTCGTCGTCAATACCAGCAGCACTCTACACGTACCGGCTGCTCGAGCGGTCAACAGCGGTCAATGTCAAAGCCGTAGCGCCATTCTCCCCATCATGGAATGGCTCTCTTGGGTTGGCTGAGAACCTCAAAGATGCAGGTTGCAGGCGCATCCTATGGCGCATCGGCAACG ACGATACCGAGCTCAGCTCAGCGTGTCCCGACTCCACGGTGATCAA CCAAATAGGGGCCCATATTCAGCGACGGCCCGTCGTCAACGCGCGAGCAAAC ATCACGTTGACAGCCGACCCTCAAGCCCTGCTCTCCCAGGATTTGGCCTATGAAGCCATGGTGGAGCGCCTGGGATCCAACTGGGAGATGGGTCTACTGGCGCACATTCTGCCTGCA CCACCATGTATTCAACCCTCGTACCCGTGGCCGCGCTTTGCGGGTAGTCACGTACATCCCACGGCCCACAACCCCAAAACGAGAGTGGCCCAAGATGCCGAGGGGCCGACAATACGTCCTCAGCAGCC CCCCCCTGCACGTGTACTTCGCAGCGACGAAGATCCCTTCGAGGAATCATCTGCGTTCTCGAAGTGGTGGAGCAAGTATGAAGAACGACGTGCATCGGACTTGGCAAAGTCTGGTGTCTGTCTT TTTGAAGGATGGCAGGACGGCACTGTTGACACCCGGATGGCCGAAGCCATGCTCTCTGGATGCATTGTGGCGACTGTGCAGCCGGATGTCGAGCACAGCGAGCTGTCCAAGCTTACTGTGCGTCTGCAAAAGACTGCCGATGCGGTGCCGGCCGCGCAGATCGAAGCTGTCTTGCGGCAGCTGACCGATGCCGACCTGTCCCGGATGGCGCTGCAATCGTTTGTGTATGCTCGCCGGAACTTGGTCGGCAACGCAATGCTCGGCAACGTCGTGGACGTACTTGGACGCTTTAACCGCGGAGCGCGGGGCTATGTT TTTCCGAGCAGCTTTAG AACCATGGTCAAGTACATCCtcgtgtgtggtggtgtcaTCTC TGGCATTGGCAAGGGTGTCATTG cctcgagCACCGGCCTTCTCCTCAAGACTGCCGGCTACAAGGTCACGTCGATCAAGATTGACCCGTACATGAACATTGACGCGGGTACGATGGCCCCGACCGAGCACGGTGAGGTCTACGTCCTCAACGATGGCGGTGAGACcgatctcgacctcggcaactATGAGCGTTACCTCGACGTCTCGCTTGGCAAGGACAACAACCTTACCACTGGCAAGGTCTACCAGCACGTcattgagcgcgag CGCCGTGGCGACTACCTCGGCAAGACGGTCCAGATCGTGCCCCACTTGACCAACGCCGTGCAGGActgggtcgagcgcgtcgccaagACCCCCGTGGACGAGACTGGCGAGGAGCCCGACGTCTGCATTGTCGAG CTTGGCGGCACTGTCGGTGACATTGAGTCTGCTCCCTTCATCGAGGCCATGCGCCAGTTCCAGTTCCGCGTCGGCCCCGAGAACTTTGCCCTCATCTACGTCTCTCTGATCCCCTtcatcggcggcgagcagaaGACCAAGCCCACTCAGGCCGGTATTCGTGACCTCCGTGGTCTCGGTCTCGTCCCCGACCTG ATTGCGTGTCGTTGCGAGGTCCCTCTTCTCCCTCAGACCATGGAGAAGGTCTCCATGTTCTGTCACGTTTCCCCCAAGCAGGTTCTTGGTGTGCACAACGTGACCTCGACCTACCACgtccctctcctcctccgtGACCAGGGTCTCATCACCTTCCTCCAGAAGCGTCTCGAGATGACCAACATCCCTGTCCCCGCCGAGATGGCCTCCAAGGGAGACCAGCTCCTCCAGCGCTGGAAGCAGATGTGTGTTGGATCCGAGCGTTTCTTCGACTCGGTCtccatcgtcctcgtcggcaagtACACGTCTCTTGAAGACTCGTACATGAGCGTggtcaaggcgctcgagcacgccgcttTGCGCTGCGGCCGCAAGCTGGAGCTTCAC TGGGTTGATTCCGGTGATCTCGAGCCTGAGATGGAGGAGAGCGACCCCGTCCGTTACCACGACGCTTGGCGATCGCTTTGCTCGGCAAA GGGTATTCTCGTCCCCGGAGGTTTCGGTCAGCGTGGAACCGAAGGGATGATCACTGCCGCCAAGTGGGCCCGTGAGCAGAAGGTTCCTTACCTTGGTATCTGCCTGGGTTTCCAGATCGCTGTCATCGAGTGGGCTCGCAACGTCTGTGGCCTCAAGG ACGCCAACTCGGCCGAGCTGTCCAAGACGACCCCTCACCCCGTTATCTGCTTCATGCCTGAGGTTTCCAAGACGCACATGGGCGGCACTATGCGTCTGGGTCTTCGCCCTACAATCTTCGAGCCCGGAACCGAGAAGAGCGCTCTCCGCCGGTTGTATGGCAACAAGAACGTGGCTTGGGAGCGCCACCGTCACCGTTACGAGGTTGAGCCCAACTATGTCGAGCAACTGGAAACCCCCGGCGGTCTCCGTTTCGTTGGCAAGgatgagcgcggcgagcgtaTGCAGATGCTCGAGATTGAGG GCCACCCCTACTTTGTCGGTCTTCAGGCCCACCCCGAGTTCTGCTCGCGCCCCCTCAACCCGTCCCCTCCCTTCCTTGGACtggttgctgctgcttgtgGCCTTCCTGTTCTCGAGGAGCACATTGTTGCGAGTGCCAACTACAAGGCTCCCCATCCTGAGAGTGCCAAGTTTGTtccagcgagcgaggccgTCACTGCCAGCGCCAAGGGCCGGAAGCAGGCTgtcgagggcgtcaaggtgctcgagggtgacggcaacgtcgtcgacgcagacaaggtcgaggttgCCCTTGTTGGTTAA
- the ura7 gene encoding uncharacterized protein, giving the protein MSSSSTIPKPKPPRIGDPSPAFHSHANSLLPLPRALRQNRSFAQLARLIGLTSDAKAPSDSDSEDGDESDSGHVRDDTVDDADDDGDDTHSDTALIAHQPSLAAKYYATAALPPYASPTACLALGNLLVRGSSLAQPDPEASPPPSRKSSIDDSQSPPSSSWFTSLFRSTASAPTSPVERPAMPRLVSQGWGIPTDGKRAVRDVEGSGKAGGWLVLGLGWIIESERHIVRSEPKFKDQDSTDDEDDVLVVDFKGKRRAAAPEAVEPRSHAVAASSHSSTTADSFVIHTPHGDDSPSNKIKLLYELLLPLLHLYRHGHIQRHDPVFLPPITPAQLPWALKPHGDSQKGRNAWHLGRAVTEKLLELPLLKSTSDFSKETLMKRNAVLLMAHYIRGLTSSPLAAEQSFKAVIRQGPSGMEVADDLIHQAYRRLNIVLKATGGSPIPQAELDAYPFPLDRASPVKHRRKHSQTSIFSFADSTIHSSRMLLTPCKSTASLASLSREPPVIDHAQETPRALSQLRQVQRSQDRIVLAQARKTSSNGAWWPSLNQWSMSPPSANVSPPSPVSEGSPVPERGPIPAPLSIRRSKETDSRPLRAVASSPQLGAHRMPSPPSTRRLPFEPDQPVAAIDPELAALELASALTKHVTCSVCNASGVNFPNCRKCGLTFCSRKCRIDEKGAGNGKRHICGAWESRRLLTVPESPSHPRHDLSSSKPTVPVH; this is encoded by the exons atgagctcctcgtccactATACCAAAGCCCAAGCCGCCTCGTATAGGCGACCCCAGCCCCGCCTTCCACTCCCACGCCAactccctcctccccctaCCGCGGGCCCTCCGCCAGAACAGGTCAttcgcccagctcgcccgcctTATCGGCCTCACCTCGGACGCCAAAGCCCCGTCCGATAGCGATAGCGAGGACGGTGACGAGAGCGACTCTGGCCACGTTCGTGACGACACCGTCGACGATGCAGACGACGATGGAGACGACACCCACAGTGAC ACCGCCCTCATCGCACACCAGCCTTCCCTTGCAGCCAAGTACTACGCAACTGCAGCCCTTCCGCCGTACGCTTCTCCCACTGCCTGTCTGGCTCTCGGCAATCTTCTCGTCCGTGGATCCAGCTTGGCTCAACCCGACCCCGAAGCCTCACCTCCTCCGAGCCGCAAGTCGTCAATCGATGACTCTCAAtctccgccgtcgtcctcgtggTTCACTTCACTCTTCCGTTCCACTGCCTCCGCTCCCACTTCGCCCGTAGAACGCCCTGCAATGCCGAGGCTAGTCTCACAGGGCTGGGGCATCCCGACCGATGGCAAACGCGCCGTTCGGGATGTAGAAGGCTCTGGTAAAGCTGGAGGCTGGCTggttctcggccttggctgGATCATTGAGAGCGAGCGACACATTGTTCGCTCAGAACCAAAGTTCAAGGACCAGGAtagcaccgacgacgaggacgacgtgctcgtcgtcgacttcaagggcaagaggcgcgctgcagcccccgaggccgtcgagcctCGCAGCCATGCTGTTGCCGCTTCGAGTCATTCTTCAACGACCGCCGATTCCTTCGTCATTCACACACCCCACGGAGATGACAGTCCTTCAAACAAGATCAAGCTTCTG TATGAACTGCTACTCCCTCTCCTCCACCTCTACCGGCACGGACACATTCAGCGCCACGACCCGGTGTTCTTGCCTCCCATCACACCCGCTCAGCTGCCTTGGGCCCTCAAGCCTCATGGCGATAGTCAGAAGGGCCGGAACGCAtggcacctcggccgcgcggtCACTGagaagctgctcgagcttcCCCTCCTCAAGTCGACATCCGACTTCAGCAAAGAGACTCTCATGAAGCGCAACGCTGTCTTGCTGATGGCCCACTACATC CGTGGCTTGACGTCCTCCCCTCTGGCTGCCGAGCAATCCTTCAAGGCGGTCATCCGCCAGGGTCCAAGCGGAAtggaggtcgccgacgacctgaTTCACCAGGCCTACCGCCGCCTCAACATCGTCCTCAAGGCCACGGGTGGAAGTCCGATTCCGCAAGCAGAACTCGATGCGTACCCATTCCCGTTGGATCGCGCTTCTCCCGTGAAACACCGGCGAAAGCATTCGCAGACGTCAATCTTCTCATTTGCCGACAGCACCATCCACTCATCAAGGATGCTGCTAACCCCTTGCAAGTCAACTGCATCCCTGGCATCTCTTTCTCGCGAGCCTCCCGTTATCGACCACGCTCAGGAGACCCCTAGAGCCCTCTCGCAGCTGCGTCAGGTGCAACGCTCGCAGGACCGTATCGTCCTCGCTCAAGCGAGAAAGACAAGTAGCAATGGGGCGTGGTGGCCATCCCTGAACCAGTGGTCGATGTCGCCCCCATCGGCAAACGTCTCGCCTCCGTCGCCGGTCTCAGAGGGATCACCGGTTCCAGAGCGTGGACCTATCCCAGCTCCTCTGTCTATTCGCCGAAGCAAGGAGACTGACTCCAGGCCTCtacgcgccgtcgcgtcctCTCCTCAGCTTGGGGCTCACCGAATGCCATCTCCACCCTCGACCCGCAGGCTGCCTTTCGAACCTGACCAGCCTGTTGCCGCCATCGACCCCGAGCTTGCTGCACTGGAGCTCGCAAGCGCTCTCACCAAGCATGTCACTTGCAGCGTCTGTAACGCGTCTGGTGTCAACTTCCCAAACTGTCGCAAGTGTGGCCTTACTTTCTGCTCTCGCAAGTGTCGCATCGACGAGAAGGGCGCTGGCAATGGCAAGCG ACACATCTGCGGCGCGTGGGAGTCGCGTAGGCTCCTCACTGTGCCCGAGTCGCCGAGCCATCCCCGTCATgacttgtcgtcgtccaagcCGACCGTCCCCGTCCACTAG
- the ENO gene encoding Enolase, whose amino-acid sequence MSVVTKVHARQVDLFTEKGRFRAEVPSGASTGAHEAVELRDGGKDYVGKGVLKAVENVNKVLGPALVESKLPVTSQKEIDDLLIKLDGTPNKGKLGANAILGVSMAVTEAGAADKGLPLYAYIAQLAGVQEPFILPTPAFNVINGGSHAGNALAFQEFMLLPTGASSFTEALKMGSETYHALKKVIVKKYGIDAVNVGDEGGFAPNVSGAEESLDLLTAAIEAAGYAGKVQIGLDVASSEFYKDGKYDLDFKNPNSDPSKWLSGAELAELYHQYSDKYDICSIEDPFHEDDFDAWAHYMTTAKIQIVGDDLLVTNPLRIKTAIEKKACNALLLKINQIGTISESIQAVQLSQSAGWGVMTSHRSGETESTFIADLAVGLRTGEIKTGAPCRSERVAKYNQLLRIEEELGDKAIYAGPKGLSKGTTAPALHSE is encoded by the exons ATGTCTGTTGTCACCAAGGTCCACGCTCGCCAG gtcgacctctTCACCGAGAAGG GCCGCTTCCGCGCTGAGGTCCCCTCGGGTGCCTCGACCGGCGCccacgaggccgtcgagctccgtgacggcggcaaggactACGTTGGCAAGGGTgtcctcaaggccgtcgagaaCGTCAACAAGGTTCTCGgccccgccctcgtcgagtcCAAGCTCCCCGTCACCTCGCAGAAGGAgatcgacgacctcctcatCAAGCTTGACGGCACCCCCaacaagggcaagctcggcgccaacgccatccTCGGTGTCTCGATGGCCGTTACCgaggccggtgccgccgacaaggGCCTTCCCCTCTACGCCTACATTGCCCAGCTTGCCGGCGTCCAGGAGCCCTTCATCCTCCCCACCCCTGCCTTCAACGTCATCAACGGTGGCTCGCACGCCGGCAACGCCCTTGCCTTCCAGGAGTTCATGCTCCTCCCCACCGGCGCTTCGTCGTTcaccgaggcgctcaagatgGGTTCGGAGACTTACCACGCCCTCAAGAAGGTCATTGTTAAGAAGTACGgcatcgacgccgtcaacgtcGGTGACGAGGGTGGCTTCGCCCCCAACGTctccggcgccgaggagtcGCTTGACCTCCTTACCGCCGCCATTGAGGCTGCCGGCTACGCCGGCAAGGTCCAGATTGGCCTCGACGTTGCCTCGTCCGAGTTCTACAAGGACGGCAAGTACGACCTTGACTTCAAG AACCCCAACTCGGACCCCTCCAAGTGGCTCtcgggcgccgagctcgccgagctctaCCACCAGTACTCTGACAAGTACGACATTTGCTCGATCGAGGACCCCTTCCACGAGGACGACTTCGACGCCTGGGCTCACTACATGACCACCGCCAAGATCCAgattgtcggcgacgacctccttgtcACCAACCCCCTCCGTATCAAGACTGCCATTGAGAAGAAGGCTTGCAACGCCCTCCTTCTCAAGATCAACCAGATCGGTACCATCTCGGAGTCCATCCAGGC CGTTCAGCTCTCGCAGTCGGCCGGCTGGGGTGTCATGACCTCGCACCGTTCGGGCGAGACCGAGTCCACCTTCAttgccgaccttgccgttggTCTCCGCACTGG TGAGATCAAGACCGGTGCCCCCTGCCGCTCGGAGCGTGTTGCCA AGTACAACCAGCTTCTCCgcatcgaggaggagctcggcgacaaggccATCTACGCCGGCCCCAAGGGTCTCTCGAAGggcaccaccgcccccgccctccaCTCCGAGTAG